From Amphiura filiformis chromosome 20, Afil_fr2py, whole genome shotgun sequence, a single genomic window includes:
- the LOC140141984 gene encoding protein LMBR1L-like, whose protein sequence is MEQQWDTREQEFHDTVREYLIALIFFGILYAASYAIINYFKKQPHKDDYYIENEEDAMVYRIALWISTFTLAVSMGAVLLLPISILSNEILLWYPNSYLLQWLNGSLIHGLWNQIFLFSNLSLFVLMPFAYFLTESEGFAGSKKGIKARVYETFVVLLMLALLVFGLVWVLSAFLDNDQSSREALVKAGTSYLPYLYSYMSLLGVLLLLISTPLGFTRMFSVIGKLVVKPQFMENIEEDFHSARFEEEDLKRKLEDKNKKKENGTPPRVHLRNGHTSTPPNTHLNGGSELRQRLAEVQRERQVLDRRRKASSWQRNVGYPLLWILMFLLTVLCLFIVGWNVLRMLFGVGYLPVSIKEEGLGKVSLSMLGWFGALIETMLILYFMLASVVGLYGVPFVGRMIPHWQDTSMTKVIVNCLVLLILSSALPVLSRILGVTNYDLMGEFGQLDWLENFYLIFGYNILFGALTSSCLLNKFTSMVRQKIMERVTDQLDKVRKQSHISRPLSWHRERVNGPS, encoded by the exons ATGGAGCAACAGTGGGATACAAGAGAGCAGGAATTCCACGATACAGTTCGTGAATACTTG ATTGCTCTAATCTTCTTTGGTATCCTATATGCTGCATCCTATGCAATTATCAACTACTTCAAGAAACAGCCACACAAGGATGACTACTATATCG AGAATGAAGAAGATGCCATGGTATATCGCATAGCGCTCTGGATATCTACATTTACTCTTGCCGTGTCAATGGGGGCGGTATTACTATTACCGATATCGATCTTGAGTAATGAGATCTTATTGTGGTATCCCAATAGCTATTTGTTACAATGGCTCAATGGGTCACTGATTCATG GTCTCTGGAACCAGATTTTCTTGTTCTCCAACCTGTCATTATTTGTTCTGATGCCCTTTGCTTATTTCCTGACTGAATCAGAGGGATTTGCAGGATCTAAGAAG GGTATCAAGGCTCGAGTGTACGAGACATTTGTGGTACTGCTCATGTTAGCTCTATTAGTGTTTGGATTAGTTTGGGTGTTATCAGCATTCCTTGACAATGACCAATCTAGCAGAGAGGCACTCGTCA AGGCAGGCACATCATATTTGCCATATTTGTATTCTTATATGTCACTGTTGGGTGTTTTACTCTTACTCA TTTCGACACCCCTAGGGTTCACTAGGATGTTTTCTGTGATCGGTAAACTGGTGGTCAAACCACAATTTATGGAAAACATTGAGGAGGATTTCCACTCAGCACGGTTTGAAGAGGAAGATCTCAAGAGGAAGCTGGAAG ataaaaataaaaagaaagaaaacggcACACCACCACGGGTTCACCTCCGAAATGGACACACAAGCACACCACCAAACACGCACCTTAATGGTGGATCAGAACTTCGACAACGTTTAGCAGAGGTTCAGAGAGAGCGGCAGGTGTTGGACAGGAGGCGGAAAGCGTCGTCTTGGCAGCGTAATGTCGGCTATCCTCTGTTGtggattttgatgtttttactcacagtattgtgtttatttattgTGGGGTGGAATGTGTTAAGGATGTTGTTTGGGGTTGGCTACTTACCAGTCAGTATCAAG GAAGAAGGTCTTGGCAAAGTATCTCTGTCCATGTTGGGTTGGTTTGGCGCTCTCATTGAAACAATGCTGATATT ATATTTCATGCTAGCATCCGTGGTAGGATTATACGGTGTACCATTCGTTGGTCGCATGATACCCCATTGGCAGGACACATCCATGACCAAAGTTATTGTTAACTGTCTTGTCTTACTTATCCTAAGCTCTGCACTACCAGTACTATCTAGAATATTAG GTGTGACCAACTATGACCTGATGGGGGAATTTGGCCAGCTTGACTGGTTAGAGAATTTTTACCTTATCTTCGGCTATAACATCCTGTTTGGTGCCCTCACATCTTCGTGTCTACTCAATAAATTTACATCGATGGTGAGACAGAAGATCATGGAGCGTGTAACTGATCAGCTGGACAAAGTACGGAAACAAAGCCACATATCACGGCCGTTGTCATGGCACCGGGAGAGAGTGAATGGACCGAGCTGA